The genome window ATGCCGTACGAGACCTAGCATGGTCACCGAGCGACACAAAATTTTTGTCCGCGTCTGATGATACGACCCTAAAGATCTTCGACTTCACCGCACGAACTGCCGACACCGTTCTTACAGGTCATAACTGGGACGTCAAATCGTGCGATTGGCACCCGACAAAAGGTCTTCTGGTGTCGGGGTCGAAAGACCACCAGGTCAAGTTTTGGGATCCTCGCACCGCTAGGTGCTTGACGACCCTTCACAGCCATAAGAATACCGTCACGACTACCCGATTCTCGCGAGTAAACAGCAACCTTCTCGCTACGTCATCGCGTGATCAGACTGCGAGAGTATTTGATCTACGTATGATGCGAGATATCTGTATTCTCCGGGGGCATGAGAAGCCTATCTCATCTCTTACATGGCATCCTATTCACAGTTCCCTCATTTCCACAGGGAGCGAGGATGGGTCATTATACCATTATTTACTTGATGAACCCAACCTTCCATCAGGACAAGTTCCTACAATTGCCCCGTACGACAGTCCTGATCCTGCGAATACCCCAGCACAGGTCATCTACCCCGCCCATCGGATCCAATATGCCCACAGTGCCACTATCTGGTCACTCGACTGGCATCCTCTGGGTCATATCTTGGCGTCGGGCTCGAAAGACAATTTCACACGCTTCTGGTCTCGAGCAAGACCAGGTGAGACTAGTTACATGAAAGACAGATTTCATATCGGCGAGGAGGCTGCAGAAGCCCAAGGAACATGGAGTCGTGGGTTTGGAAGGCGACAGATGcgtgaagaggaagagcaagAGGCACAAGACGAGGCTGAAAGCTTGGTTGACCAGAAGAATACTACCGCCCAATCTCTTCCCGGCATCCAGATTGCTCCCCCCGGTCTTGGTTCTCTGCAAACAGGATCTGGCTCATTGTTACCAGGCATTGGTGCTCCACAACCTGCACCGCAAGCTGGGATGTCTGCATCCATGCCTCAAATGGACCCTGGCCGCTTGGCAGCGATTCTGTCTCAACAAAACCCCTCTCAGCCACAAAATTTTCCTTCGGCCACAGGCATTCCTGGATTCCCCATGCCCCCTGCTATGTCAGGTACTCCGCCATTGAACATCGACCTTGCGGAGCTACAAAAGCAGCTCCTTTCCCAGGGCATTTCTCCTCAAAATTTCGCCTCTTTGGCTGCATCTCTAGGTTCTGCGGGTCTTCCTGGTCTGCAAAGCAGCACGCCCGATAACACGTATCGAAGATGAGATATCGCATGCTCGAATGTTTGTACTAAGTTCAATGGGGATATGGCGTAAAGGCGAGCGAAATTTCAGCTTTCGGATGCAGCTAGGCGTTTTCTCAAAAGAAAATATCTTTGCAACTGTGATATATCCTGTGGTAGAATATTTTATACCGTTATTATACGAATAGCTGCTTGTCGTTGATACATTGCCTTTTTGCTGGAAACCCAGCTGACGGCAGTTCTGTATCTCCTCATTGAGATTCGGCGTTTGCTCAACTCAGGGTCTAACCAATCTGCCAAAGTTTGGGTTGAAGTCCGTTGAATAGAGCGATTATAGGCCACCTTGCATGGGAAAACTGGACAATATGAGGACCAGGACGTTGATTCCGCCCCATATCATGGGAATCCATGTGGACATTCTGAAATTGCCAGCTTCGTAGACAGCCCCGAGCCTGAAATCCAATTAGCCTGGATCTGCCATCGGAGATTGTTGAGGTCACTTACATGAGACCAATAATACTCCCAGCTAGAAGAGCTTCCAGTGCAGCAATGGCAGAGAACACCAGCGGTACGGCCAGGCAGACCTTCCAATTCCGACCTTGCGTGACCACAGCACAAGCAGCGACGGCAAGGTGGCTAACTGCATAGAATATAAAAGTCCAGTAGAGGGTAAATCGCCAAATGTCTCGTGTATAGTAGAGATAGTAGACCTGCGGAGGATGATGGGTCGGCACAGGATCGTATAGCGCCGGAAAAGGTGGTGTCTGGTAGTTGATCGGGACGCGGCTGTTGGCCATGATACTCAGGGGCGAATACTGGCAAATACCTTCTCTGCCATGTCACCCTTACGGCTTAGGGGAGCGGCGTAGAAACACCTTCACAATCCTTGACCCACGACATGTGCAAAGCAATCAGCTACGTAGCCCCAGCCGATAAGATAGGgaggagtacggagtaggaaCGGCTGAAGCTGTGGTGTGTGGTTTGCATTGTTTGCACGCAGTCAACCTTACCTCGGTAGCCGATCTGGGGTCTCCGCGGTAAGCGTGATGTCGGCAGCCAGCCCCGTTGCACTTGATCATCTTGGTACATCTTCATTTTCACTCCGCATACAGACCCATTCCTTATGAAACGAGTGGCCATCTGTGCCGCTCGCAGTGTGAGTCTAAGATGGCGACGGAACGCTCTCTGGGTGCTCTCTTGCGGTCACTTCAATCGACATCGGAGCTTCGAGACGCTATCAAGTAAGACCACGTTCACCCGAGTTATGCACAAGATGCTTCACTGACATATGCTTCAGCCTTCTGCCCACTGCAACCAGCCTTTTAACTCTTCTGGGGAATCCCCTCAATATCACCTTGCTTGCCTCGCAATTGCTCTCCGCTCCGGCGATATGGGAACAGCCTGTTGACCTACAAACATGTCGGCGAATAGTCAGTGTCTTCAATACTGCTGCTATTGCGACATTGCAAAACGATGAACCCGCGGAGATTAGATTACCATACGCAAAACCTAGGAAGATTGACCGCGAAGATTGGGTGAAAGCAGTCGTGAGCGGAGCGGATGAGAAATCACCGCGTTGGAGACATTTACTCTTATTGGGTGGTATCCTGATCGGGTTTGAAGGTCAGAATAGACAGGGCCTACCGTGGAGCATACGTACGAAACTCGAATCTGCACTTGTCACGGCGGCGCAACTGGCacttgaggagctggattcCCGAGACGGCATCGATGCGCAGTGTATCACTTTGGTTTTAAATCATACCTTTGAGCTTTTGGCGGATCATGAGAGAAGCAAACTAAGCTATGTCCGCTTGCTTCCTGTTTTGATTCAAACAGCATATTTCTCCCCAGAGGGCCTAGAAGGAGGATATTTTCTCGGAACCATTGATAGGGATATTGTTGAAGCACCGGGGAAGCGTTTTCAGTGGTCATCACAATCTGCCACTTTCCGTCGGGTGACGGCAATCATTTCGAGTCCTTTGATATCAGCTTTGGGTCCCTTGTCGCGACTGATTGCGCATTCAGTTGAGAATGCCCGCGATCCCACTCTGGTTTCTCAATCTGTGGATCAGATTGCCCATTTCGGTCGCACGCTGATGGTCCAATGGCGCCAAAATAAGTTATCTGAGATTGATGCATCAGAAGAACTCGAATATCTGGATTCCGAGTCACTCAAGTCTACGATTCCAAGCCTATGGAAGCTCCTCCGCAATTGCCTATATTCTGTTGTAATTGTTCTCCGCGCCGTCCTGGGAAGGGCACTCAACGATCACTTTCTTGCCGCTGATAGAAGTAAGTGTCCTGCACCGATAAACTCTGCTGTGTTCTGTATACTGACTCGCTAAGCTGCACCTTACCTTTCAATGCAAACTCTCCACATCCTTCGCAACTTTCACTTTGTCTCATCCCGTCTTGGTCAAAACGCATCTTCGCAACACACGTTCGTGACACTTACGGCGGTGGATATCCTTTCACAGTATCCAGACCTGGCCGAGAATTTCCTACAGAGTGTCAAACCAAGTGAGCTTGGTCAAATCCCACAGCACCCCATTGAGCGCTGTCTGGATCTCTACTTCTTGAATACCGCCGAGCTTTTTACCCCTGTTTTGTCTCCAAAATGCAGTGAAGAGCTTCTAATTTCAGCAACACTCCCGTATCTCGCAGCAGGCGGGAATAACCATCTGCTCGAGATTTTCGAGGCCGCCCATAGTGTAGCTCTTGCTGTCTTCGCCATTCCGGGAAATGCAGCCATTGCAGCCCGGCATCTCCCCTTCTACGTCGATAATCTCTTTGCTGTAAGTCCCGTCTTTGGCTTTCAAGTCTTTCGATTTGTGCTCATGTTTCAAAGGTCTTCCCTGACAATCTATCTGCCCGCCAATTCCGCCTTGCCTTCAAGACTGTCATTAAAGTGACTGCCCCTCCGTCACTCGTTGCAAACAGCCAGCCGCTACTTCCCTCTATACTTCTCGAAGTTCTACACCAAAGAGCTCTGAATGCATCCGACAAGTTGCTCCCACAATCCACGCaaggaacagcagatgctCATCAGGACATGGCCCCACCAGTGTCCGAGCAAGCTGCCTTGATCCTCGCTTTGATAGACAGCCTCTGTTTCCTGCGAGTGGAGGACCTCGAGGAGTGGCTGCCACTGACCGCGAATTCTATTCACGAGATTCGCACACCAGAGATGCGTCAAATGTGCATTGAGCGCTTCTGGGAAGCGTTGAGTAGTGGTGAGATGGATGTCGAGCGCGCCCATTACTGCGTTACCTGGTGGAGTACAAAAGGCGGTCGTGAAC of Aspergillus fumigatus Af293 chromosome 2, whole genome shotgun sequence contains these proteins:
- the pfs2 gene encoding WD40 repeat domain-containing protein produces the protein MLPPLARIHSPADTIPVRHLHQSIGKSKKPITVVRWTPEGRRLLTGGHTGEFMLWNGTAFNFETVMDVRGQKGDIKYWRPNFNNVETIDDAHHDAVRDLAWSPSDTKFLSASDDTTLKIFDFTARTADTVLTGHNWDVKSCDWHPTKGLLVSGSKDHQVKFWDPRTARCLTTLHSHKNTVTTTRFSRVNSNLLATSSRDQTARVFDLRMMRDICILRGHEKPISSLTWHPIHSSLISTGSEDGSLYHYLLDEPNLPSGQVPTIAPYDSPDPANTPAQVIYPAHRIQYAHSATIWSLDWHPLGHILASGSKDNFTRFWSRARPGETSYMKDRFHIGEEAAEAQGTWSRGFGRRQMREEEEQEAQDEAESLVDQKNTTAQSLPGIQIAPPGLGSLQTGSGSLLPGIGAPQPAPQAGMSASMPQMDPGRLAAILSQQNPSQPQNFPSATGIPGFPMPPAMSGTPPLNIDLAELQKQLLSQGISPQNFASLAASLGSAGLPGLQSSTPDNTYRR
- the pex8 gene encoding putative peroxisomal membrane protein Pex17 produces the protein MATERSLGALLRSLQSTSELRDAINLLPTATSLLTLLGNPLNITLLASQLLSAPAIWEQPVDLQTCRRIVSVFNTAAIATLQNDEPAEIRLPYAKPRKIDREDWVKAVVSGADEKSPRWRHLLLLGGILIGFEGQNRQGLPWSIRTKLESALVTAAQLALEELDSRDGIDAQCITLVLNHTFELLADHERSKLSYVRLLPVLIQTAYFSPEGLEGGYFLGTIDRDIVEAPGKRFQWSSQSATFRRVTAIISSPLISALGPLSRLIAHSVENARDPTLVSQSVDQIAHFGRTLMVQWRQNKLSEIDASEELEYLDSESLKSTIPSLWKLLRNCLYSVVIVLRAVLGRALNDHFLAADRTAPYLSMQTLHILRNFHFVSSRLGQNASSQHTFVTLTAVDILSQYPDLAENFLQSVKPSELGQIPQHPIERCLDLYFLNTAELFTPVLSPKCSEELLISATLPYLAAGGNNHLLEIFEAAHSVALAVFAIPGNAAIAARHLPFYVDNLFAVFPDNLSARQFRLAFKTVIKVTAPPSLVANSQPLLPSILLEVLHQRALNASDKLLPQSTQGTADAHQDMAPPVSEQAALILALIDSLCFLRVEDLEEWLPLTANSIHEIRTPEMRQMCIERFWEALSSGEMDVERAHYCVTWWSTKGGRELVLFGNTAADAEAGSHAEGAYMSGAVGGVAPESKL